A single region of the Oncorhynchus keta strain PuntledgeMale-10-30-2019 chromosome 4, Oket_V2, whole genome shotgun sequence genome encodes:
- the LOC118378063 gene encoding ubiquitin carboxyl-terminal hydrolase 12 yields the protein MEILMTVSKFASFCTMGANASALEKEIGSEQFPVNEHYFGLVNFGNTCYCNSVLQALYFCRPFREKILAYRSQPRRKENLLTCLADLFHSIANQKRKVGVIPPKKFITRLRKENELFDNYMQQDAHEFLNYLLNTIADLLQEERKQDKTNGRLANGSLDSQNHNSNTPPPSTWVHEIFQGTLTNETRCLTCETISSKDEDFLDLSVDVEQNTSITHCLRGFSNTETLCSEYKYYCEECRSKQEAHKRMRVKKLPMILALHLKRFKYMEQLQRYTKLSYRVVFPLELRLFNTSGDATNPERLYDLVAVVVHCGSGPNRGHYIAIVKSHDFWLLFDDDIVEKIDAQAIEEFYGLTSEISKNSESGYILFYQSRD from the exons ATGGAAATCCTAATGACAGTTTCCAAATTTGCCTCTTTTTGTACCATG GGCGCCAATGCCTCCGCTCTGGAGAAAGAGATTGGCTCAGAGCAGTTCCCTGTCAACGAGCATTACTTCGGCTTGGTCAAC TTTGGGAACACCTGCTACTGTAACTCGGTGCTGCAGGCTCTGTACTTCTGCCGTCCATTCCGGGAGAAGATCTTGGCGTACCGCAGCCAGCCCCGACGCAAGGAGAACCTGCTGACCTGCCTGGCCGACCTGTTCCACAGTATCGCCAACCAGAAGAGGAAGGTGGGAGTCATACCACCCAAGAAGTTCATCACGCGCCTACGCAAGGAGAATG AGCTGTTTGACAACTACATGCAACAGGATGCCCATGAATTCCTGAACTACCTGCTCAACACCATTGCTGACCTGCTGCAGGAGGAAAGGAAGCAGGACAAGACCAACGGCCGTCTAGCCAATGGCTCGCTCGACTCCCAGAACCACAACAGTAACACCCCGCCCCCCTCCACTTGGGTCCATGAGATCTTCCAGGGAACCCTCACCAACGAGACCCGCTGCCTCACCTGTGAAACG ATCAGCAGCAAAGACGAAGACTTCCTGGACCTGTCAGTGGACGTGGAACAGAACACCTCCATCACACACTGTCTCAG GGGGTTTAGTAACACAGAGACTCTCTGCAGTGAGTATAAGTACTACTGTGAAGAATGTAGAAGCAAACAGGAGGCACACAAAAG GATGCGTGTGAAGAAGCTGCCTATGATCCTGGCTCTACACCTGAAGAGGTTTAAGTACATGGAGCAGCTGCAGCGCTACACCAAGCTGTCCTATCGCGTCGTCTTCCCTCTGGAGCTCCGCCTCTTCAACACCTCAGGAGACGCAACCAATCCTGAGAGACTCTATGACCTGGTCGCTGTCGTGGTGCATTGTGGGAG TGGCCCAAACCGAGGACACTACATCGCCATTGTGAAGAGTCACGACTTCTGGCTGCTGTTTGATGACGACATTGTAGAG AAGATAGACGCCCAGGCCATAGAGGAGTTCTATGGCCTCACCTCTGAGATCTCCAAGAACTCTGAGTCAGGCTACATCCTCTTCTACCAGTCCAGAGACTGA
- the LOC118378059 gene encoding LOW QUALITY PROTEIN: G-protein coupled receptor 12-like (The sequence of the model RefSeq protein was modified relative to this genomic sequence to represent the inferred CDS: inserted 1 base in 1 codon), with translation MSNEYEASVTPSWLTSDPTVWSSSRDGFTDNATYPPMGSFPPLPPLLVNPWDILLCSSGTLIACENALVVLAIWQNPALRAPMFLLIGSLALADLLAXLGLVLHFTLAYMLRSDSAQLLTVGLVVASFSASVFSLLAITIDRYLSLYYALTYNSERTAAFTYTMLVLLWGLSLCLGLLPVTGVNCLAEESTCSVVRPLTKNNVAVLSVSFLLLFGLMLQLYVQICKIVMHHAHQIALQHHFLSASPHYVTTRNGVSTLAIILGTFAACWMPFTIYSLVADYTYPPLYTYATLVPATYNSVINPVIYAFRNQDIQKALWLVCCGCIPARVAHRARTPSHV, from the exons ATGAGCAACGAATACGAGGCATCAGTCACCCCCAGCTGGCTGACCTCTGACCCCACTGTCTGGTCCAGCAGCAGAGACGGATTCACAGATAACGCCACTTACCCACCTATGGGCTCCTTCCCCCCACTGCCCCCTCTCCTGGTCAATCCCTGGGACATCTTGCTGTGCTCCTCAGGGACCCTCATCGCCTGTGAAAACGCCCTGGTGGTACTAGCGATCTGGCAGAACCCGGCTCTGCGTGCCCCCATGTTCCTGCTGATCGGCAGCCTGGCCCTGGCTGACCTCCTGG GTCTGGGCCTGGTGCTCCACTTCACCTTGGCCTACATGCTGAGGTCTGACTCGGCCCAGCTGCTGACTGTTGGTCTGGTGGTGGCCTCCTTCTCAGCCTCCGTCTTCAGCCTGCTGGCCATCACCATAGACCGTTACCTGTCACTCTACTATGCCCTGACCTACAACTCAGAGCGTACCGCCGCCTTCACCTACACCATGCTGGTCCTCCTCTggggcctgtctctctgtctgggcctACTTCCCGTCACGGGGGTGAACTGCCTGGCAGAGGAGTCGACGTGCAGCGTGGTGCGCCCCCTGACTAAGAACAACGTGGCGGTGCTGTCCGTATCCTTCCTCCTGCTGTTCGGCCTCATGCTGCAGCTGTACGTGCAGATCTGTAAGATCGTCATGCATCATGCCCACCAGATCGCCTTGCAGCATCACTTCCTGTCCGCCTCACCTCACTACGTCACAACCAGGAATGGCGTGTCCACGCTGGCCATCATCCTGGGGACTTTTGCCGCCTGCTGGATGCCCTTCACCATCTACTCACTGGTCGCCGACTACACGTACCCACCTCTCTACACATACGCCACCCTGGTGCCCGCCACCTACAACTCAGTCATCAACCCAGTGATCTATGCCTTCAGGAACCAGGACATCCAGAAGGCTCTGTGGCTGGTGTGTTGTGGCTGTATACCGGCCAGGGTGGCCCACAGGGCCCGGACCCCTAGCCATGTCTGA